Proteins co-encoded in one Scatophagus argus isolate fScaArg1 chromosome 11, fScaArg1.pri, whole genome shotgun sequence genomic window:
- the vgll3 gene encoding transcription cofactor vestigial-like protein 3, whose translation MSCLDVMYHQSYGAHYLPAAAYKATYYNHHHQQQQRRLSVYSKIQECMEQQQQQQQQQGGGRGMLSRDQGLRQGPAAPGTESGRRSTSHSELKDGTQPTEAEYLSSRCVLFTYFEGDIGDVVDEHFSRALSQSGTFNSETKPIRVTQSSTSATAGFWKDGGPLSESQSSSVWNSTYPPQATSCLPSVSGHPDFSSSPVSFSHPDGALWADHVLSQGSLAPPATLPDSWTYGLNPQSTSGYPNVHYHPHPHPHIHPRHHHPMLHSYSTHSPALDPRFNPLLLPGVRNQNQPTASTGSSPHSEGVKTEMDPSSNCTVTATPVTWTPSPLHGSLEVYDSALDQTKAKTSVWF comes from the exons ATGAGCTGCCTGGATGTGATGTACCATCAAAGCTATGGAGCGCACTACCTCCCTGCTGCGGCTTACAAGGCGACGTACTACAACCACCATCACCAACAGCAACAG aGAAGGCTGAGTGTTTACAGTAAGATCCAGGAGTGTAtggagcagcaacagcagcaacagcagcagcaaggtggagggagagggatgCTTTCCAGGGATCAGGGCCTCCGACAGGGTCCTGCAGCCCCAGGGACCGAATCGGGCCGGAGATCCACGTCCCATTCAGAGCTGAAGGATGGTACTCAGCCAACAGAGGCAGAGTACTTGAGCTCCCGCTGTGTTTTGTTCACCTACTTCGAGGGCGACATCGGCGACGTTGTAGATGAGCACTTCTCCCGGGCTCTCAGTCAGTCCGGCACCTTCAACAGTGAGACCAAGCCGATCAGAGTGACTCAGTCATCAACTTCAGCCACCGCCGGCTTCTGGAAAG atggTGGCCCTCTCTCTGAGAGTCAGAGCAGCTCAGTGTGGAACAGCACCTATCCACCCCAGGCCACTTCTTGCCTCCCATCTGTCTCGGGGCACCCAGACTTCTCCTCAAGCCCTGTTTCCTTCAGCCACCCAGATGGAGCTTTGTGGGCGGACCATGTGCTCTCGCAGGGCAGCCTCGCACCTCCGGCTACCCTTCCGGATAGCTGGACCTATGGCCTGAACCCACAGAGCACAAGTGGCTACCCCAATGTTCACTaccatccccacccccacccccacattCACCCCCGGCACCACCACCCCATGCTCCACTCATACTCGACCCACAGCCCAGCATTGGATCCCAGGTTTAATCCTTTGCTGCTGCCCGGTGTTAGGAACCAGAACCAGCCGACTGCCAGCACAGGGAGTTCCCCACACAGCGAGGGGGTGAAGACAGAGATGGACCCCAGTAGTAACTGCACCGTCACAGCTACCCCTGTCACCTGGACCCCTTCGCCCCTCCATGGATCCCTGGAGGTGTATGACTCAG CTCTTGACCAGACCAAAGCAAAGACGTCAGTTTGGTTCTAA